One Papaver somniferum cultivar HN1 chromosome 10, ASM357369v1, whole genome shotgun sequence genomic window carries:
- the LOC113315365 gene encoding uncharacterized protein LOC113315365, which translates to MDPNEDLVDSYKAAKGRSRMIKDLWLVENLAIVTELWKLRNKSYFENMVVQWLGFKGRVYQVIRDNSIKMKIHVHNTLEELRILNYFKVRHRSCKTSTPIEISWTPPNQDEIMICCDGASFENPGQAGSGVVFRDESSEVLGVLCVGLDWQTNFYAEVCEIIYGVIMAKR; encoded by the coding sequence ATGGATCCAAATGAAGACCTGGTGGACTCGTATAAGGCTGCTAAGGGTCGAAGTAGAATGATAAAGGACCTGTGGTTGGTTGAAAATCTTGCAATTGTCACGGAATTATGGAAGTTACGTAACAAGTCTTATTTTGAGAATATGGTTGTTCAATGGCTAGGCTTTAAAGGGAGAGTTTATCAGGTTATTCGTGATAATTCAATTAAAATGAAAATCCACGTGCATAATACTTTAGAGGAGTTACGCATTCTGAATTATTTCAAAGTGCGACATAGATCATGCAAAACGTCTactccaattgagattagttggaCTCCTCCTAATCAAGATGAAAtaatgatctgttgtgatggtgcttctttCGAAAACCCAGGCCAAGCTGGTTCAGGTGTTGTTTTCCGTGATGAAAGTTCGGAGGTGCTTGGTGTTCTCTGTGTTGGCCTTGACTGGCAAACAAATTTCTACGCGGAAGTATGTGAGATTATTTATGGTGTGATTATGGCTAAGAGATAG
- the LOC113315366 gene encoding uncharacterized protein LOC113315366 produces the protein MNVMVSKKGVAPTHLLFADDILIFCKGNLHSLQNLKNMLVLYERASGQCVNYAKSKFYFGGDRISRAIAIYNYLGMERAMFPDKYLGIQLKPGIVRHIHVRQVVEKIMDKLAGWKGKILSFQARLFLMKSVISSYVIHFMVVYKWPCTIIKQVERAIRNFLWSGDAEKRNILRFYMMIYVSQSVKVVLALRS, from the coding sequence ATGAATGTTATGGTTAGTAAAAAAGGAGTGGCGCCTACTCACTTACTTTTCGCGGATGATATCCTTATTTTCTGCAAAGGTAATCTTCATAGTTTGCAAAATTTGAAGAATATGCTTGTTTTGTATGAACGTGCGTCTGGTCAGTGTGTAAACTATGCAAAGAGCAAGTTTTATTTTGGAGGTGATAGAATTTCTCGTGCTATTGCTATTTATAACTATTTGGGTATGGAGAGAGCTATGTTTCCGGATAAATACTTAGGTATTCAATTGAAACCTGGAATTGTTCGGCATATTCATGTTCGCCAAGTGGTtgagaagattatggacaagTTGGCGGGCTGGAAAGGTAAAATTTTATCATTTCAAGCGAGGCTTTTTCTAATGAAGTCGGTGATTTCTAGTTATGTTATTCATTTTATGGTTGTTTATAAGTGGCCATGCACGATTATTAAGCAAGTTGAGAGGGCCAttagaaattttctttggtccgGGGATGCTGAGAAACGTAATATTTTACGGTTCTATATGATGATCTATGTCTCTCAAAGCGTGAAGGTGGTCTTGGCATTAAGAAGTTAA